The Oscarella lobularis chromosome 4, ooOscLobu1.1, whole genome shotgun sequence nucleotide sequence GTAACGAAAGGAAACGTAACGATCAAAGTAAGAAGAAGTCAGCCTCGcggaaaaaaaaaagtttcTAAAGAGGGACTCGTTGCGCAGCTGTGGGATATCGGCGGCCAGCCGCGATTCAGAAGCATGTGGGAACGATACTGCAGGGGCGTCAGTTGTATTGTGTAAGAATATCGAAAGATAAGAGCtcattttcctttcttttacGCCCCTCTTGTCGCTTTAGCTACATGGTCGATGCCGCCGATCACGATAAAATGGACGCGTCGAAGAGCGAGCTACAGAGTTTGCTCGAGAAACCCCAACTCGCCGGCATTcccgttctcgttctcggcAATAAAAAGGATCTGCCCAATTCGTTGAACGAGAAGGATCTCATCGAGAGAATGTGAATtgttttcaattaattaattaattagcgtGCGTCagtttttaattttttgttccCCGCCCAGGGACTTGTCGGCTGTCAAAGATAGGGAAATTTGCTGCTATTCGATCTCGTgcaaggagaaggacaatttAGGTACGTATCCATAGAAACAAAGTCTCTCTTTGGACGCATTTATTTTTCTGTGTAGACATTACTCTTCAGTGGCTCATTCAACACGCAAAGAAATCTAGTCGCTGAGACTGTTAGGAGAAGGGGAGGGGTTATGGGTGTTCTTGCTGCACGCTATCCATTGTAGTTGTACGAAAACTAAGATGCGTGTAATTGCATACTGTACCTTATTTTTTGTGGTTCGTATGGGAGAAACAGGTCCTGCTTAATTTACGGTATCTGCAATCATTGGGAATCGCTGTCagcggaagagaagaaaggtcttcaaatatttttattgatatttaattaatcgatttttgatttttcgctttctgaGGACGATGGCACAGGCAGTGTGGGGATTTTCTATGCAGTTCGTGACGTAAGGCTGATTGAtgcttgccttttgcttACCAGATTCggtttgtagtagttgtgCACGAGTGAAGCGCCGGCGAACATCGATGCCAGGCTCGCGAGCACGAAAGCGACGTAACGCGGCCACGCCAATCCAAATGGCATGCTTCGACTTCGATTTTCAGTCGGTCTGATTTCGTTCTGCGCGTCTTTGGGCTTCCTTGCGCACGACCGTGTCGTCTAAAGGCGGGAttcctcaaaaggggcctcgatTGGCACCGTCCTCACAGAATGTCTCTCTTCCGATTCGAACTTTAATCATAAACAGCTCGATAGCTGCTCCGGTCAAGAAGAACAAAGGCAAGTAGCGATAAAGACCAAATTTTTCCAACATAGACAAGCACGTGGTATTACACGTGCTCCTAAGGTATTGTATAACACAgcacagaaaaaaagtgGTCTatacttcgtcttcgtttagTAACATGTTTGGAATTCCGTTATTTATAGGATATTCACGGCCACTTTCAGGACACTGCAATGAACCTTCAATCACTTCAACCTGAgccaaataaaaaaagtaagaatgagaaatcaataattgtATAAATTTTTCACTTCAAGCAGCGCATGATGAGCGATCTTTAGAAATACTTCATTTGATTCATAATCCGGTACTATTTCGTCAGGAAGATCAGAAATTCCAACCTAAAAATTGCCAATCAAGGAGACTGATCATGTGACGACTGAACTGACACTTTCTGCTGCTTTTTTTACTACAGACCACTCCATTCGTGGAATCATTCTCGCGATAAATTCTCCATTGAAAGCTACatctttcgtttcgacttTAGTCGCCTTTGGAATGTTCGATTTTCATTTCTAGCGACTGAACGGCGTCGTGTGCCTTACCTTAATTATTAGAGGATAACCTTTCTTGACTCCTTTGACGACAGACGTCAACATATTGTGGATTAGAAGACGCAtggcgaaaaaattcgtccgAAGCACTTAGCGTAGCGTGCGCACTGCCCAGAACTTCCGGATGAGCGAAGAAACTCGGTATCTCGCTCGTCATAGTCTGTGAGTGTTTGTGAGGTGTTTCTATagtaagagaagaaatgaaggAACAGAAATCGAGAGTCCGAAAAAGAAGGAGTCTCCGAAAAAAGGATCTCCGAAGAAAGGATCTCCGAAGAAGGGATCTCCGAAGAAAGTCGCTAGAAAATTTGGCGAACGaacagaagacgaagttCTTCAGATGGGCCTTCCAGACCTCGTCAAAAAAGATCTAGACATTCTATTTGTAAGGACAGCTATTTCAATTAATcgaattaattttgatttgTAGGTGGGTATCAATCCCAGTCTCGACGCCGCTTACGTTGGTCATTATTATGCTGGAAATTCAAATCATTTTTGTAAGTAATACCTCCTAAATGAATTCTAATCAAACTTTTTTACTAGGGGCCTGCATGAACGAGACACAATTAGTTTCTACTGACAGACGGCTGACGCACTTGGACGATGAATACTGCTTCTCTCAGGGAATTGGTTTCACGTGTATAGTGAGTAAGACAACAAGAGGAGCAGCAGACCTTACAAAGTATACACCACGtgcttttcttttatctCTATTAAGTGCACTGTGTTGTTAGGTCAGAAATGATGGAAGGCTCTCTggaattgaaattgaagctGAAGCAATTTCAGCCAAAGATTGTTTGTTTCAATGGAAAAGGTGTGAAGTGTCCGAGCCCTCGCTGCACTGCTGTAATTGCTTTCTAAGGAATGTACGAATTATTTATTGGGGGAAAATGCGCGTTTGGGGAGCAACCCTACAAATTGGAAGACACTGATACAGTAATGCCACCTAAAAGTAGAATAAATATCAttttgatttattaattaatgccaGGTTTTTTACGTGATGCCATCAACGTCTGCTAGAGCAGCGTCATTTCCAAGGGCAAGtgacaaattcaaattttttttcgaagtcAAAACCCTTCTGCAGAAGCTGAAGAGTAGTAGCACGTGACATTACGGGACAGTCTTGCAGCGGttcgctcgtcgcttcgtccTAGGAACGCGTCTAGAGATGGCTCTTCGCATGGGATACTGGAAcattcgcgccgtaaatgCTTCTCGCTCTGCCCGAAATGTGCTTGTACGTAAACGGCTGATTTTCGTCGACAGCTCGGCCAATcgattcgacttcttctcgaATACTGCGGCGAACCGTACCAGGATGACCGGTACAATACGAGAAGTAAGATTTGAAAGCTAAGAGAGCTCGATCGGCTGGAATCTCGGCGACGATGAGTCATTGTTGcactaattaattcatttatCGATTCTCAGCCGGCGATTGGTTCGACGTCAAGTTTAAAATGGGGCTTCCAATGCCAAACGTAGGAACAGCAACATCATGTGGCCTTCAAAACTGACGTTTCTCCTCTAGTTGCCCTATTTGATTGACGGCGATATAAAGATTGTGCAAAGCAATGCCGTAAGTCGTCAGGGCAGACGATTGCTTGTGGTATTCGATGTTTTTTGAAGGTTCTGCGATACATTGGCCGAAAGCACAAAATGGGTAAGTGAAATCGAGAATGCTATATTAATAAATGACTTTGAACGTTGATTCCTTATAGATGGTGATACCGAAGTTGAGAAAGTCTGGGTGGACATTTTTACAAATCAGGCAATCTTTATCTGttttttgaaagagacgTTGACTGTTTATGGGCTTTTTGCAAGGTCACGGACTTGCACAATGGCTTTTTTCGTCTGGCATTTACTAAGCCGGACGAATTTGTAAGTGGgatattttctatttttctatGTAATCTCTCATGTTTTGGCTTAAAAAAaggaggcaaagaaagaagactaCCTAAAAAATAGTCTTCCGTCTGCTCTACAAGGATTTTCTAATCACCTTGACAGTCACAAGTGGCTGGCAGGAGACAAGGTTGTATCCCAATGGGATGTTTTTTGTCAACTAATTGGTAATTTAGATAACGTTTCCCGATTTTCACTTTGCTGAAATGCTTGATGAGCTGACAATCCTTTCGTCGACCTGTTTGGATGAGTTTCCTACTCTTAAGGTACAACATTTTATCATGTTTTACCACGTGATCATATGTGTATGTTGTAGGCATACAAGAATCAATTTGACGAGCTTCCTCAAATCAAAGCTTATCGCGCTTCAGACAGATACATCGATCGGCCACTGCATCACCATATGGCTACATTTAACTAGTTCAAGAAAACAAATGCTGTATTGTGATCTGAGTTCGTGTTTATGGAAAATTTTGTGTCGCGTGACTAAAACAAAACATGAATTGAAATCAATCGTTGCTTCTAGAAACACCGAACGACCATGCCTGTAAAACTTGGCTACTGGGCGATCCGCGGAGTGCGTACGAGGGCTAAAACACGTGCAAACTCGACCGCTTATTCTCGATTTGCAGCTTGCCCAACCCATACGACTTCTTCTCACCTACTGCGGCGATGAAttcgaagagaaacgctACGACGGTGCCAGTAAGAAGACAATACGCCGGAATTACTCGGTGATTACTCGCGCCGCTTCCCATAGATCGCCAAACGTGGACAGACGAGAAATTCTCTTTGGGGCTCCCTCTTCCGAACGTACGAGTCTCATCCAGGGTCTCGTGGAACTACTATTAGATTTCCGTTTCAGCTGCCTTATCTAATTGACGGGGACATCAAAATCGTTCAGAGCAATGCcgtaagaagaaaagcaTCTATAATGATAAGAGTTGTTTTACGCCATCGCCCTTCTTAGATCCTGAGATACATTGGCAGGAAACATAACCTAGGTGGGTACGTAGTTCTACTCGAAAAAGCTTTGTTACTTCTTTGTAGATGGTTCTACTGAGCAAGAGAAAGTTCTCGTGGACATTTTTGAAAACCAAGTAAGCCCTTATAGGCATAGCTATTGTAGTCCTTCATCTGATCTGATATCTTTAGGTGATGGACATGAGAAATGCTTTTGTTCGTCTCTGTTACGGACCTTCGAGCTCTTTTGTAAGAATTGGATGCGTAATTTGTTAGAGACGcaatattatttttattttcttttacttgCAGGAGGCAGGCAAGAAGACGTACTTGGAGGAGAGTCTTCCTGCTACGCTCAAAAAGATTTCGGATCAGCTTGGAAGTAGCAAGTGGGTTGCTGGAGAAaacgtaaaagaaaaattctttaTTGTGCGCGATCATAACGTGGGTCTTATTAGATTACGTTTCCTGATTTTCATTTGGCTGAAATGCTTTCCCAGCATGTGATATTTTCTCCAACTTGCCTCGATGCTTATCCGAACCTCAAGGTCGAAACAGTTACACTGAAAGTTAGATGTATTAGTTTGTACAATTTTAGGAATATCTGGCTCGTTTTGAAGAGTTGCCTGCTATCAAGGCATACAAAGCTTCGGACAAGTGCATCCACAGGCCAATCAACAATCCAAGTGCCAGTTTCCACTAACTCGTTCAAGTTTTGCATCAGGTGTTCTTGCCGACTGTTTTAGTCGTTTTTTGTTGTGTATGAACGGAATTTACTGGTGAGTTTTACGGGCAACGGGTCGTTCTCGATAAAAGGCCAGTTGATGGACATCAGGTAAACAGCGGTAAGTAGAAACCTTCCTACTGCCGAATAATGACATCATTATTAAATAGCCAGGCATCAAATTTGAAGTAAACGTCGGAAAAAATTGATACAGtagggaaaaaaagaaacgaggcTCCTAAGGTAAGTGTGATGCATACGAGTAGTGGCTAGTACAACATTTGCCGATCCTCTTCCGGatcgtcctcctctttcCCCGACCCCTCTTTCTCCCGATTCTCGTCATTTGcccctttttcttcatctttcgTCACCTGACTAATATCCGAACTTGAagatttcttttcgtcgcccaattccttctccttctccgactctttttcttcctcttcctcttcctcgtcgcctCCTCTTCCCGACGAAACAGGACTCGCTCCCTGGATGATCTCCATACGACTCTTTTGTTCCGGCGTCAATTGCAAATGGCGTTCGATTGCCGCCGCTTGCGACACGAACGTCATCTCCGTTTCGACGCTCACGACGCTTCCGGCGTTGTCGAGCGAAATCACCTCTTCATTCGCCGTCAAACTCTTCTTCTGTCTCCGTTTCTGTCGACCGCGTAAATCGCTACCGGAGGCGGGCGAACTCAAACTTCTCTGACTCATTGGCGACTCTTCGAGTCTCGCTCTTTCTGTATCGACACTTGCGGGGTCTTTGTCTCTGGAGCGTTTCACGCAGACGACTATGATAATGATCGCGACGGCTATTGCGACGACGCAACCGACGACAATTCCAGCGATAGCACCACTCGACAATCCGTCATTATCATCAAGCGGCAATGGGACGTACGGAAGAAGAGCTACG carries:
- the LOC136186822 gene encoding ADP-ribosylation factor-like protein 8A, whose protein sequence is MLKFFRGIWEWIKSLFWKEEMELTLVGLQNSGKTTFVNVIASGHFNEDMIPTVGFNMRKVTKGNVTIKLWDIGGQPRFRSMWERYCRGVSCIVYMVDAADHDKMDASKSELQSLLEKPQLAGIPVLVLGNKKDLPNSLNEKDLIERMDLSAVKDREICCYSISCKEKDNLDITLQWLIQHAKKSSR
- the LOC136186823 gene encoding multifunctional methyltransferase subunit TRM112-like protein; amino-acid sequence: MRLLIHNMLTSVVKGVKKGYPLIIKATKVETKDVAFNGEFIARMIPRMEWSVVKKAAESVGISDLPDEIVPDYESNEVFLKIAHHALLEVEVIEGSLQCPESGREYPINNGIPNMLLNEDEV
- the LOC136185763 gene encoding glutathione S-transferase Mu 4-like, yielding MALRMGYWNIRALGQSIRLLLEYCGEPYQDDRYNTRTGDWFDVKFKMGLPMPNLPYLIDGDIKIVQSNAVLRYIGRKHKMDGDTEVEKVWVDIFTNQVTDLHNGFFRLAFTKPDEFEAKKEDYLKNSLPSALQGFSNHLDSHKWLAGDKITFPDFHFAEMLDELTILSSTCLDEFPTLKAYKNQFDELPQIKAYRASDRYIDRPLHHHMATFN
- the LOC136186819 gene encoding glutathione S-transferase Mu 4-like, with the translated sequence MPVKLGYWAIRGLAQPIRLLLTYCGDEFEEKRYDGANRQTWTDEKFSLGLPLPNLPYLIDGDIKIVQSNAILRYIGRKHNLDGSTEQEKVLVDIFENQVMDMRNAFVRLCYGPSSSFEAGKKTYLEESLPATLKKISDQLGSSKWVAGENITFPDFHLAEMLSQHVIFSPTCLDAYPNLKEYLARFEELPAIKAYKASDKCIHRPINNPSASFH